In Longimicrobiales bacterium, the genomic stretch GTTGTGGTTCGGGCGCAGGGACTGGATCTCCCTGGTCATCGTCGCACGGTCCGTGAACTCCAGGCGCGGCTCCTCCGGATCCCAGTCGGCCACGAAGAGCGCTCGCAGGCCGGCCGGCAGCACGGTGGCAAAGCGGATCGCGTCCGCGATGGAGACGCGCCGGCGGAACGTGCGGAAGACCGCCTCCGTCGCCGTGTACGCGGGGTTGGTGGTGGTGAAGCCGATGATGTCACGGAGGTCGACCAGATAATCGTAGAAATGGTCAGTAGCTCGCTGGTATTCCTGTGGAGCGGTCATTCTCTCCCATGTGTTGAGGCGCTACCAGCGGCATCCCGCATTTCCGCCGTCACCCGCACCACCTCGCCCGTCACCCCGCTCGCCGCGTCGGACAGCAGGAACAGCACGACGTCCGCGATCTGCTCGCGCTTGACCCAGCGCTGTCGCGTCGGCATGTCGTTGCGGTTCTGGACCGTATCCACCATTCCGGGCGCGACCGCATTCACGCGTACGCCGCTTTCCCGCTCCTCGGCAGCCAGCGCCTGTGTGAGCGCGACGACACCGGCCTTGGCCGCTGCGTACGCCCCGAGGTTCGCGGGCGCGGAGTCCGCCGCGGGCGATGCGAAGTTGACGATCGCGCCCCGCGACTCGCGCAGCAGCGGCAGCGCCGCGCGGGTCATGCAGGCCGCGGTTGCCACATTGCGTGCATGCTCGTCGCGCCAGTCGGCGTCGCTCGTCTCGGAGACGGGTCCGGTCACACGCAGTCCACCCGCTGCGTTCACGAGTGCATCGAGACGACCGAACGAATCACGCGCAGCGGCGACGACGCGCTCGGCGCCGTCGTCGAGCGTGAGGTCCGCCTCGACCGCGATCACGCGCTCATCGCTGCCGAGGGACGTCGCATGCTGCTGCACGCTGCTGCTGCGCGCCGTGATGACGACACGCGCGCCCGCAGCGAGCAGTCGTGCTGCGATCGCATAGCCGACCTGGCCGGCATCACCGACGCCGGTCACGATGACGACCCGTCCGTCCATGTCGTTTCTTCCTCTGCGTGTTCCTGTTTCCCCGGGCGCGAGTGGCCCGACCAGCCCGACCAGGCTGCCGGCGAGGAGCAGCGCACTCCAGGGCTGGAGGAGGGGGACGAATGCATTGGATGCGAACAGCACGCCGATGGCGGCACCGCCGATCGCCAGCGGCGCGATGGAGGGGCCGCGCATTCCGAGTGCAACGAACAGCGAACCGGCCATGTAGGCGGGTGCCGCGAGCATGAGCATGGCGCCGAGCGCGCCCGCGCCGGACGTGGCGTTGTCGCTCACCGCGCCGCGCCACAGTCCTGCGAACGCGGCGGCCACGGCGAGCGCGAGGGCGAGCGCCAGGGCGCGCACGCGCGGATTCGCGTCCGGGTTCAGGAGGGGATCGCCGCCCCATGCGCCGGCTCCGAGCGCCGCCAGCGTCAGCGCGACGAGCACACCGGTCGCGCCGAGGAAGCCGCCGCCGGCGTACACGAGGCGCGCGGTCCCGACGGTGAGCGTGATGCCGAGTGCAATGCCACCCGCGAGTGCGACGGCTGCGATGCGCGACTGTCTCGTCACGGGCACACGCGATGATAGCCGCCGCGGTAGTAGAGCAGCG encodes the following:
- a CDS encoding SDR family oxidoreductase, producing MTRQSRIAAVALAGGIALGITLTVGTARLVYAGGGFLGATGVLVALTLAALGAGAWGGDPLLNPDANPRVRALALALALAVAAAFAGLWRGAVSDNATSGAGALGAMLMLAAPAYMAGSLFVALGMRGPSIAPLAIGGAAIGVLFASNAFVPLLQPWSALLLAGSLVGLVGPLAPGETGTRRGRNDMDGRVVIVTGVGDAGQVGYAIAARLLAAGARVVITARSSSVQQHATSLGSDERVIAVEADLTLDDGAERVVAAARDSFGRLDALVNAAGGLRVTGPVSETSDADWRDEHARNVATAACMTRAALPLLRESRGAIVNFASPAADSAPANLGAYAAAKAGVVALTQALAAEERESGVRVNAVAPGMVDTVQNRNDMPTRQRWVKREQIADVVLFLLSDAASGVTGEVVRVTAEMRDAAGSASTHGRE
- a CDS encoding DUF2267 domain-containing protein → MTAPQEYQRATDHFYDYLVDLRDIIGFTTTNPAYTATEAVFRTFRRRVSIADAIRFATVLPAGLRALFVADWDPEEPRLEFTDRATMTREIQSLRPNHNYSPDSAISDVARAVRKHVDQQALERVLARMPPEAADFWSV